One Methylomarinovum tepidoasis DNA window includes the following coding sequences:
- a CDS encoding DUF488 family protein, with protein MKVFTIGFTQKSAEAFFGRLQQAGVKRLLDIRLNPGSQLAGFAKQRDLPFFLRALAGIDYRHLPELAPTRAILDAYKKHGGAWAEYERRFLALLRERQVESRFAPALFESACLLCSEPTPQHCHRRLVAEYLQRHWSGLEIVHL; from the coding sequence GTGAAAGTGTTCACCATCGGTTTCACCCAAAAAAGCGCCGAGGCATTCTTCGGCCGGTTGCAGCAGGCCGGCGTCAAGCGCCTGCTCGACATCCGCCTCAATCCCGGCTCCCAGCTGGCCGGTTTCGCCAAGCAGCGCGATCTGCCGTTCTTTCTCCGCGCCCTGGCCGGCATCGACTACCGCCATCTGCCGGAGCTGGCCCCGACCCGCGCCATTCTGGACGCCTACAAGAAGCACGGCGGCGCTTGGGCCGAGTATGAGCGCCGCTTTCTGGCCCTGCTGCGGGAGCGGCAGGTGGAGTCGCGTTTCGCCCCGGCGCTGTTCGAATCGGCCTGCCTGCTCTGCAGCGAGCCCACCCCGCAGCACTGCCACCGGCGGCTGGTGGCGGAATACCTGCAACGGCACTGGTCCGGCCTGGAAATCGTTCACCTTTGA
- a CDS encoding DUF488 family protein yields MIYTIGHSSHEPDALLTLLRRHGVTAVADVRSQPYSRRFPHYSRKALKGWLQEQGIAYVFLGRELGGRSADPDHYDETGRVDYGKLAASEPFRSGIDRLRQGMAAYRIALLCAERDPLDCHRGLLIAPRLQEAGVEVGHILADGGLEPHRQTEERLLSLLGLADDLFGEPRAQRLMLAYRRRAEEAAYRKPTGGRP; encoded by the coding sequence ATGATTTACACGATCGGCCACTCCAGCCACGAACCGGACGCCCTGTTGACGTTGTTGCGCCGCCATGGCGTCACTGCGGTCGCCGATGTGCGCTCCCAGCCCTACAGCCGGCGCTTCCCCCATTACAGCCGGAAGGCGTTGAAGGGCTGGCTGCAGGAACAGGGCATCGCCTACGTCTTTCTGGGCAGGGAACTGGGCGGCCGTAGCGCTGATCCGGACCATTACGACGAAACCGGCCGGGTGGATTACGGGAAACTCGCCGCCAGTGAGCCTTTCCGTAGCGGCATCGACCGCCTGCGCCAGGGGATGGCGGCCTACCGGATCGCCCTGCTGTGCGCCGAACGCGACCCGCTGGACTGCCACCGCGGCCTGCTGATCGCCCCCCGGCTGCAGGAGGCGGGCGTCGAGGTGGGGCACATTCTGGCCGACGGCGGGCTGGAACCGCATCGGCAGACGGAAGAGCGGCTGCTGTCCCTTTTGGGTCTGGCCGACGATCTGTTCGGGGAGCCGCGCGCGCAGCGGCTCATGCTCGCCTACCGCCGCCGGGCGGAGGAAGCCGCCTACCGGAAACCCACAGGAGGCCGCCCGTGA
- the csm6 gene encoding CRISPR-associated ring nuclease Csm6, which produces MPDPNRPETYPRRILLAVTGLSPQVVTETLYALAVRRRPAFVPTEIVVVTTSAGAEYVRLDLLSEEPGWFHRLRRDYDLPDIAFDGGRIRVIPGPDGRPLEDIRTPADNESAADFLANTVRELSADPDAALHVSIAGGRKTLGYYAGYALSLFGRPQDRLSHVLVSPPFESHPQFFYPTPCQRIVHSLDKRQIPLDCKQAEVTLAEIPFVSLRHGFDERLLHGEVRFCEAVTAARRALAPPRLVIDLAGQRIQAAGRIVPLRPADLALLSVFARRALAEESPLQAPPKGVPDPEWGRLFLAEYRLIRGGELEDRESTERALANGMDGDYFSQRKAKLHRALRKALGPAAGPYLIHDGGARPRRYRLRLPPEAICYQTLDGKPATADRPPPAGHH; this is translated from the coding sequence TTGCCCGACCCGAACCGTCCCGAAACCTATCCCCGCCGCATTCTGCTGGCGGTCACGGGCCTGTCCCCCCAGGTGGTCACCGAGACCCTGTATGCCCTGGCGGTCCGCCGCCGGCCTGCCTTCGTGCCCACGGAAATCGTGGTCGTCACCACCAGCGCCGGGGCCGAGTACGTCCGCCTCGACCTGCTCTCCGAGGAGCCCGGCTGGTTCCACCGCCTGCGGCGGGACTACGACCTGCCGGACATCGCCTTCGACGGCGGCCGGATCCGCGTCATTCCCGGCCCCGACGGCCGGCCCCTGGAGGACATCCGCACCCCCGCCGACAACGAAAGCGCCGCCGATTTTCTCGCCAACACGGTCAGGGAACTGAGCGCCGATCCCGATGCCGCCCTCCACGTCTCCATCGCCGGCGGCCGCAAGACCCTGGGCTATTACGCCGGTTACGCCCTATCCCTGTTCGGCCGTCCCCAGGACCGGCTCAGCCACGTGCTGGTGTCGCCGCCGTTCGAGTCCCACCCCCAGTTCTTCTATCCCACCCCCTGCCAGCGCATCGTCCATTCCCTCGACAAGCGGCAGATCCCCCTGGACTGCAAGCAGGCCGAGGTGACCCTGGCGGAGATTCCCTTCGTCAGCCTGCGCCACGGCTTCGATGAGCGGCTGCTGCACGGGGAAGTCCGCTTTTGCGAGGCGGTGACGGCCGCCCGCAGGGCGCTGGCGCCGCCCCGGCTGGTCATCGACCTGGCCGGCCAACGCATTCAGGCTGCCGGCCGGATCGTTCCTCTGCGCCCGGCGGACCTGGCATTGCTGAGCGTTTTCGCCCGCCGCGCCCTGGCCGAAGAATCCCCGCTGCAGGCGCCGCCCAAGGGCGTGCCCGATCCCGAATGGGGCCGGCTTTTCCTGGCGGAATACCGGCTGATCCGCGGGGGCGAGCTGGAAGACCGGGAAAGCACCGAAAGGGCGCTGGCAAACGGCATGGACGGGGACTACTTTTCCCAGCGCAAGGCCAAGCTGCACCGGGCCTTGAGAAAGGCCCTGGGACCGGCGGCCGGGCCCTATCTCATCCACGACGGCGGCGCCCGCCCCCGCCGTTACCGCCTCAGGCTGCCGCCTGAGGCCATCTGTTACCAGACCCTGGACGGCAAGCCTGCCACCGCTGACAGGCCGCCGCCGGCAGGCCACCATTGA
- a CDS encoding dual OB domain-containing protein: MLRVSIVCLANSYKHQGSCIAGKIWDGSRPGQWVRPVADAGGGALPRRALQPGAVVEMPLAGRVPLGHQRENYLLGEGHWRMLGHLPWSGLTDFLDPPAPLWQSGHHSSCGLNDRVPAGTASESLRLIAVDRLDLTVTDEGKLRGQFRYQGMDYDLCVTDRRWRCCHVRYLCGRPLQNVILCISLGEDFKGYCYKLIAAILWERRYR, from the coding sequence ATGTTGCGCGTTTCGATCGTCTGTCTGGCCAATTCCTACAAGCACCAAGGTTCCTGCATCGCCGGGAAAATCTGGGACGGAAGCCGGCCCGGCCAGTGGGTCCGTCCGGTCGCTGACGCCGGCGGCGGGGCGCTGCCACGGCGGGCGCTTCAGCCCGGCGCCGTCGTCGAAATGCCTTTGGCCGGCCGGGTTCCTCTTGGGCATCAACGGGAAAATTACCTGCTCGGAGAAGGCCATTGGCGTATGTTAGGCCACCTGCCCTGGTCCGGGTTGACGGATTTTCTCGATCCTCCGGCGCCTTTGTGGCAGTCCGGCCATCACAGCAGCTGTGGCCTGAATGACCGGGTGCCTGCCGGAACCGCCTCCGAGTCCCTGCGTCTGATCGCCGTGGACCGGCTGGATCTGACCGTCACCGACGAAGGCAAACTGCGCGGCCAATTCCGCTACCAGGGCATGGACTACGATCTTTGCGTCACGGACCGCCGCTGGCGGTGCTGCCATGTCCGCTATCTGTGCGGGCGGCCTTTGCAGAACGTAATCCTCTGCATCAGTTTGGGGGAGGACTTCAAGGGTTATTGTTATAAACTCATCGCTGCCATCCTATGGGAACGACGTTACCGATGA
- the cas2 gene encoding CRISPR-associated endonuclease Cas2 has translation MKIHRRLHLAAYDVSDAKRLRAALHITRRYATGGQKSVHECWVTAAEKGHLIADLSQVLDEARDRLLILRLDPRQTVTALGRAVPPADPEWFYIG, from the coding sequence GTGAAAATCCACCGCCGTCTGCATCTGGCCGCCTACGACGTCAGCGACGCCAAACGCCTGCGCGCCGCGCTCCATATCACCCGCCGTTACGCCACCGGGGGCCAGAAGTCGGTGCACGAATGCTGGGTGACGGCGGCGGAGAAAGGCCATCTGATCGCCGATCTGAGCCAGGTGCTCGACGAGGCCCGCGACCGTCTTCTGATCCTGCGGCTGGATCCCCGCCAGACGGTGACCGCCCTGGGCCGGGCCGTGCCGCCCGCCGATCCCGAGTGGTTCTACATCGGCTGA
- the cas6 gene encoding CRISPR system precrRNA processing endoribonuclease RAMP protein Cas6: protein MQSPRIPLVRYRFHCRALDPIRLPHYAGSTWRGAFGHALKRTVCVTRMRDCRQCLLWRQCAYSDIFETPPPEDTPLLADYPAAPHPFIIHPEATGGGSYAPGQPFQVDLTLIGRANAQLPYIVHAWRVMGRQGVGKTRSRFKLEAVAQADDAGWRAIHREGEPLTPRPPAVPVLPPPPAERCRMVLETPLRIKHQGRLMGAAGFSFRGLIASLLRRLSLLQHFHGDGPLEADFRALVARAGAVRPLECDLRWYDWTRYSARQRTRMQMGGLLGWIDFRAEDLEPFWPWLAAGQWLHAGKGASMGLGRYRLDGKPAA, encoded by the coding sequence ATGCAATCGCCCCGCATCCCGCTGGTCCGGTACCGCTTCCACTGCCGCGCCCTCGACCCGATCCGCCTGCCGCACTATGCCGGTTCCACCTGGCGCGGAGCCTTCGGCCACGCCCTCAAGCGCACCGTCTGCGTCACCCGGATGCGCGACTGCCGTCAATGCCTGCTGTGGCGCCAGTGCGCCTACAGCGACATCTTCGAGACCCCGCCGCCGGAAGACACCCCGCTGCTGGCCGATTATCCCGCCGCCCCGCATCCCTTCATCATCCACCCGGAGGCGACCGGTGGCGGCAGTTACGCGCCGGGCCAGCCGTTCCAGGTGGACCTGACCCTGATCGGCCGCGCCAACGCCCAGTTGCCCTATATCGTCCATGCCTGGCGGGTGATGGGGCGGCAGGGCGTGGGAAAGACGCGCAGCCGCTTCAAACTGGAAGCGGTGGCGCAGGCCGATGATGCCGGCTGGCGGGCGATCCACCGCGAGGGAGAACCGCTCACCCCCCGGCCGCCCGCCGTCCCCGTCCTGCCGCCGCCACCGGCGGAGCGCTGCCGGATGGTGCTGGAAACCCCGCTGCGCATCAAACACCAGGGCCGGCTGATGGGCGCCGCCGGCTTCTCCTTCCGCGGCCTGATCGCCAGCCTGTTGCGGCGGCTGTCGCTGTTGCAGCATTTCCACGGCGACGGGCCGCTCGAGGCCGACTTCCGCGCCCTGGTGGCGCGGGCCGGCGCGGTCCGCCCCCTCGAATGCGATCTGCGCTGGTACGACTGGACCCGCTATTCCGCCCGCCAGCGCACCAGGATGCAGATGGGCGGGCTGCTGGGGTGGATCGATTTCCGCGCCGAAGATCTGGAACCTTTCTGGCCCTGGCTCGCCGCCGGCCAATGGCTCCACGCCGGCAAAGGGGCCAGCATGGGGCTGGGGCGCTACCGCCTGGACGGCAAGCCTGCCGCCTGA